GGGAAGCGAAACGGGTATCCGGATATTTGCGGGTAAGTTTGACGAAACTCTCTGCTGTGGGGGAGTTTAGCTGATAGGCTACCACTATATCTTTGGCGCCGGCTTCTGCTAACATATTGGCTTCTGCAAAGGTAGCACATTTAAAACGGGTAATACCCTTTGCCAGTTGCATGGTGATAACCGGCCCCATTTTATGTGTTTTGACGTGAGGCATCAGTCTGGCTGTACCTCCCGCCATCTCAATCATCTTATTGATATTCTCTGCGACTTTTTCCTTGTATACCAGCAGGGCCGGGGAGGCGATAGTGGCGGTATCCTTTATCTGATGCCAGGATGATATCCCTTCTTTGGTCATCTCTTAATTTTGCATTAAAGTTATCCAATAAATTGATGCAATACCAACACTCCGATCAATCCGCATACAGAAACAATGGTTTCCATTACGGACCATGTTGCAAAAGTTTGTTTCAGTGTGAGATTGAAATATTCTTTGAACAGCCAGAAGCCGCCATCATTCACATGAGAGAACATAAGGCTGCCTGCTCCGATAGATAACACCATCAGTTCAGGATGTACAGCTTGGTCTTTGATCAGGGGCAATAAAATTCCTACTGTGGTTAAACCCGCTACAGTAGCAGATCCTACGCATACTCTGATAACAGCTGCGATAATCCAGCCCAATACCAATGGCGAAACGGGAAGGCCTTTGAGGGCTTCACCAATGTAAACATTGATGCCACCATCTTTAATCACCTGCATGAAAACACCGGCCCCTGCAATGATCAGCATGATAGGCGCTACATCTTTGAAAGCTGTTTCTATGGATTTCATAATGGCTTTCATGGATTGCTGGCGGCGGATGCCTAAAAAGTAAATGGCTACCAGTACGGAAAGCAGCATGGCAATATTGGGATCGCCAATTACGCCAACCAGCGAATGGAGGAAAGTACCGTGTTCTATCACGGGGTCCAGTAAAGTAGTGATGGTTAGCAGGATCAAGGGGAGCAGGGCAGTTGCTAAGCTGATGCCCAGGCCGGGTAGTTCAGCATCTGGTTTGAAGGAAATGTTCAACAGGCCCTGTTCAGGTGTTACCTGCATTTTTTTCAGTGTTCTGCCGAATAATGGCCCGGCCAGTGTGATGGTAGGGATGGCGATGATGAGGCCATATAACAAAGTTTTTCCCATGTCTGCTCCCAATTGCTGGCTGATAGCAACCGGAGATGGATGCGGGGGAAGAAAACCATGTGCAGTGGAAAGTGCGGAGATCATGGGGATACCCAGGTACAACATGGGTAAACGGGTAGAGATGCCTGTTGCGAAAATGAGGGGAACCACTACCACAAATCCTGCGGTATAGAACATGGGGATACCTACCAGCAATCCGGCCAGGGCCATTCCCCATTGGATATGTTTAATGCCGAAGATCTTTACCATGGAAGAGGTGATCTGTTGGGCTGCGCCACTGTCTGCCACCAGTTTTCCCAACATGGCCCCAAATCCAAGGATGGTTACAAGGGAGCCAAGGGTGGAGCCGATTCCCCCGGCAATAGACTTACCTATTGCGGGGCCAGTCATCTTACAGGCTAAAGCGAGCAGGATGCTGATCACCAGGAAGGAAATGAAGGTATCCAGTTTTACCCATACGATGAGTACGATCAGGAGGAGGATAGCTGCTGTGACGAGAATTAAGGGTGATATCATGGGCTGGAGAGGTGGAATTTATAAAGGTTTTCTCAAGATAGGGAAAAGTGGAGCGAATTACAAAGGGATACCCATCCCGGTACAATGGAAGGGCTATAGTTGTATATCCCTATATCGCTGAAAGCGCATTCCTATAGCACTCCTATAGCATTTCTATATCGTTTGGATATACCTATGTGCCTGCAATGCTATAGGAATGCTATAGGAGCGCTATAGGAATGATATAAGAATAAGCAACTATAGCACTGATTATGAGCCTGTTTGGTACGCTTTGGGACAAAAAAAGAGGCAGTCCTTTCGGAACTGCCTCTCAATAGCGAACAGATCGTTCAAGTGAGTGACACAACGGCGGCTGATAGTATAACTGCCGCTGGCTACCTCATTTTAATCTTCTTTGGTATTCTCTTTTATCTTTTGCGCTGCCTGCTGGATATATGCAGCCTGCTTGCTCAGCGCGGCTTTGGTATCTCCGTTAGCGATGGCGGCTTTCTCCTGTTTCTTTTTGGCCATAGGCGTGAGCAGGTTGATAATGTAGTTGTTCACCCAGCTGTTGTTGAAATTCTCTGTCACAGCTACCACTTCATCGATGCCTTTGGTTACTATTTGCGTGTCGTCCACACTGCCGAGGATATTGAGGTACATGATGGCGGCGCCGATCTTGTCCTGGCCAGTGCTTTCTTCCAGTTTCTGTGCAAAGAAAGGCACATCGCTTACGTCTCCGTTTTTGGCGTAAACACTGGCGATACCACTACCCAACAGGCCTTTGGCGTCTTTTTCCATGGATTTGGCCAATTGATAGGCCTTTTTGATGTCCAGTTCCGCCAAAGCATTGAGGGCTGTGCCTTCTACCAGGTAGGAACGATCTTTCAATGCACCTTCAAAGAGAGCGGTGTATTGAACATCTTTCAGGCGGCCCAGTTGTTTGATAGCAGCTGCGCGTACCTGGGAGTGGGCGTCAGATTTTGCGAGGTCTGTAAGAATGGGCAGGGCAGCGGTTTTTATGTCGTTGTTGTCCAGTTTCAGGCCACTGATGGCGAGGGAGCGGAGACCTTCGTACTTATCTTTCAGGGCAGCAATTACCGTGGCACGGGCTGCGGGATTGCTGGTTTGCTGTTTCAGACAGGCTTCTATGGCTTCTCTTCGATCGAGGTAATTAGGAGCGTTCTTGTATTGGAACACGTAAGTGTTCAGGTCGCGGCGGTCTGTTTTTTTAACGATCAATACTTTATCTGCATCGATATTAATGAAGTCTGGCTTAGCGCTAACGGGGAAGGAGAAGGTGTTTTCTTTTTCCTTTACGCGTACGTTGTGGCGTTCTTTTTTGCCGCCGGCGTATACATCAATAGCGATGGGGAGGTCCCATACTTTGTCGCCTTTCTGGGAGATGATCACTTTTGCGGTGCCGGACTGGCTGTAATCATAATTGATGTCCAGCGTGGGATAACCTTCGCCAAAGTACCATTGGTTAAAGAACCAGTTCATATCCTGGCCAGTCACTTCTTCTATAGCAAGACGGAGCTGGTGGGCTTCCGTTGATTTGAAGGCATTCTGTTTCAGGTAGAGATTGAGGGCTTTGAAGAAGGCTTCGTCACCCACATAATTACGGAGCATATTCAGGATGCGGCCACCTTTCTGGTAGGTGATGGCATCAAACATGTTCTCTTTATCGTGATAATGGAAACGTACGAGGTGATGATCTCCCTGGTATTCTGCAGATTCCATGTAATTGTTCATAGCGCTGTAGGCATGTTCATCGGCAGCATCTTTACCGAATTTATGCTCAAACCAGAGGTATTCACTGTAATCTGCAAAAGATTCATTCATGGTGAGATTGCTCCAGGATTCACAGGTGGCGAGGTCGCCAAACCAGTGGTGAAACAGCTCATGTGCAATCACGGCTTCTCCCTGGCGGTCATCATCATCCAGCAGTTCGCGGTCTGTTTTCTGGAGGAAATCGCCATGGATAGTGGCGGTGGTGTTTTCCATTGCGCCTGAAACGTAATCGCGTACGATGATCTGTGAGTATTTCACCCATGGGTAGTCATATCCCAGGATCTTTGAGTAGAAAGTCATCATTTCAGGCGTGTTGCCGAAAATGGCTTTGGCATGAGGAGCGTATTCCTTTTCCAGGTAGTAATTCACTTCTTTTCCGCGCCATTGGTCCTTTACAACGGCAAAATCACCTACGGCCATCATGAAGAGGTAGGGGGCGTGAGGAAGTTCCATGCGCCAGGTATCAGTACGGGTGCCATCTGCATTGGGTTTCTGGCTAACCAGTTTACCATTGGAGAGGGAAATGTACTTCTTATCCACCGTCATACTGATCTCGGAAGTGGTTTTCTGGTTGGTT
This DNA window, taken from Chitinophaga niabensis, encodes the following:
- a CDS encoding gluconate:H+ symporter, which gives rise to MISPLILVTAAILLLIVLIVWVKLDTFISFLVISILLALACKMTGPAIGKSIAGGIGSTLGSLVTILGFGAMLGKLVADSGAAQQITSSMVKIFGIKHIQWGMALAGLLVGIPMFYTAGFVVVVPLIFATGISTRLPMLYLGIPMISALSTAHGFLPPHPSPVAISQQLGADMGKTLLYGLIIAIPTITLAGPLFGRTLKKMQVTPEQGLLNISFKPDAELPGLGISLATALLPLILLTITTLLDPVIEHGTFLHSLVGVIGDPNIAMLLSVLVAIYFLGIRRQQSMKAIMKSIETAFKDVAPIMLIIAGAGVFMQVIKDGGINVYIGEALKGLPVSPLVLGWIIAAVIRVCVGSATVAGLTTVGILLPLIKDQAVHPELMVLSIGAGSLMFSHVNDGGFWLFKEYFNLTLKQTFATWSVMETIVSVCGLIGVLVLHQFIG
- a CDS encoding M1 family metallopeptidase, which produces MHLQLKNTFSILLAGFAVIGLCAPVLAQSGEQSKEDPALQIYRSSPTKINNLVHTKLDVRFDYAKRQLNGKAWITLQPHFYPTDSLTLDAKGMDIKQVSLVQTSGAAVLKFPSEAMLKSAKSSPLKYEYDGKELRLKLNKTYKSSESYTVFVEYTAKPDEAEVKGSAAITDAKGLYFINPDGKDPKKPIQIWTQGETESSSVWFPTIDKTNQKTTSEISMTVDKKYISLSNGKLVSQKPNADGTRTDTWRMELPHAPYLFMMAVGDFAVVKDQWRGKEVNYYLEKEYAPHAKAIFGNTPEMMTFYSKILGYDYPWVKYSQIIVRDYVSGAMENTTATIHGDFLQKTDRELLDDDDRQGEAVIAHELFHHWFGDLATCESWSNLTMNESFADYSEYLWFEHKFGKDAADEHAYSAMNNYMESAEYQGDHHLVRFHYHDKENMFDAITYQKGGRILNMLRNYVGDEAFFKALNLYLKQNAFKSTEAHQLRLAIEEVTGQDMNWFFNQWYFGEGYPTLDINYDYSQSGTAKVIISQKGDKVWDLPIAIDVYAGGKKERHNVRVKEKENTFSFPVSAKPDFINIDADKVLIVKKTDRRDLNTYVFQYKNAPNYLDRREAIEACLKQQTSNPAARATVIAALKDKYEGLRSLAISGLKLDNNDIKTAALPILTDLAKSDAHSQVRAAAIKQLGRLKDVQYTALFEGALKDRSYLVEGTALNALAELDIKKAYQLAKSMEKDAKGLLGSGIASVYAKNGDVSDVPFFAQKLEESTGQDKIGAAIMYLNILGSVDDTQIVTKGIDEVVAVTENFNNSWVNNYIINLLTPMAKKKQEKAAIANGDTKAALSKQAAYIQQAAQKIKENTKED